The region CATTCATGTCGGGCAGGGTAAGGTCCAGAAACAGGATATCGATTGGGTTGGTTGCCAGAACTTTCAAGGCATCGACACCCGTGTGGCATATGAGTGGTGGGGCGAGGAATTTGACCTGATTAATATAACGACTCAACTGTTCAATAAAAGCAGGATCATCTTCGACCAATAAGGTACTATAACGTACCGTTGATTCAGTGTCATTCATGTAGATTGTTTTCTATAGTTACAGAATTACGGAAAGGGTACTAAAAAAACATCGATGATCTTCACACTTTTTGTGCAAAGCAACTTACTTTATGGTATGAAAAGCAAAATGTGAATAAGGATACTGATAGTTGGAGTAAAGTTATTATTAAAACTTGGTTTACTAATTAGTATATATATTAGTCGTAATAACAAACTTAATACCCGTTGCAAGCATAAAAATTTATATGTATAGAAGACATAATAGGCATAGTAAAGATACAAGTAATATTGTTTTGGTGATAAGTAGACAAATGTCAATTAAAGTATTGAAATAAAAACAATATGATTATATATATTTTTCAATTTATTATATAGTATGTATCTAAGCTATTCGCTTACAGCTGGTTACATAGAGAAATCAGAAAGTGTGCCTATTTGTATATTAGTCCGGTGGCTGGCTCAATACAGGGTAAAAAGTGGGTAAAAGGCCATTTTTAGAGCAGGCCTCTCAAGGGGTATACCTACACAAAAAAGCGCCTGGCCCTAATTAGTAGTCGAATGGCTATCAGCAAAGTGCTAGAGCCAACTTAAGGAATCAGATGTAATCTATATAATGCTACGGAAAGTATAACCAAGATCATAGTTTATACTATGAATGTATAGTGGCAGGCATTTCTCTAAAAGAACTAGTACCTAGTATACGTGCTCGTTTAACAGGATAAATAATGGCTTGAATTAGACTGATGAAGAAAACAGCGGTATTTTTAAACGATACTTCCCCAAAGTTGGTCGAATGGAGATACGGTAATAAAAGCATGCCTAAGTTAGCCAACCAGTAACAGAGCGAATGAGCCCAGAAGGGTTAAACCAGTGACGCTTATAGCCGTTAACAAGTATTTCTCCTTTGGGTTTAGGCTGTACATCAAATGGTGGTTCTCATCAACCCCCAGATAATTGCTTTCAGAAAACCAGCGCGATAATCGTTTTAGGGCTCCCGGGAGCCAGGTCGACTCTTCTGTGTCGTTGATAACCAACAGCTCATCCAGCATTTGACTAGTATCCCGTGCATTTGCCGTTATGAAAATTGTTGATACAGCAGGACGGCTGGTTACACTGATTGTAATGTTCATATCTTTTGATCGTACTTGAGTTAGGGGTCTGCCTGGCTCGTTTACACAACAAAATTGGTATGTTGAGCCCGGTAAAAAGCTGAGTTTTCGATGAACTGCTACTTTTACCCGTTTTTTGCCAAATAACAGGTTATAATATAATTATAAAGTCGATAAGTTCAATAACTACTGAATAGGTGTCGCTTTAAAGACCTTTATACATCTTCAGTAACAAGAAAGTTTTCGAAAACTAACAAGTGAATTACACATGAAAGTATAACAATGTTTTAGTTTTTAGTGTGTGGGCTATTTGTTAATTATCCAATGGCCCCGGGGCTCTATTCTCTAAGTAATTGCCCGGTAAGAAATAGTTAATGTCTGGTATATTGATAAAAATATGTAACTATTTAGCTGTCAAGCCTAAACAAAGGGTAAGTATTTATTAGTAGGCAGATTAGTACAGTTGAATAAAGGGTAATTTGCCGATTCTATCTATCAGTTGTTCAACTATTCATCCACCCTATGCGAAAAAAGTGTCTGTTGGTTGCCCTGCTCACTTGGGTAACTATCTCGAAGGCGATTGGTCAGACTCCCACTCATCCACCTGCCCGAGCCGTTCTCGATGTAGGTATCCGGTTCCAGAAGTCAATTAGCTTTTATACCGAAAACGGTATCACTGCGCAGTACGCACACCCTAAGCTGGTGTCGAAACGTCTGTTTCTGGGTCTGAGTTATATTACCTCCCGGTTGGGGACAGCGTTTCAGTCCAATGCCATTAAGCAGGATAATTTTCTGGTATCGGCCGGGTATTATTTTCGGCCAAACTGGGTGGTTCGTCCAATGGCCAGGCTAAATGTGGGCTACTTTGCGGCACACTACGCTAGTCCTCTTTTCGATGAACTGCCGAAGACCTCTGCGTTAGCTTCGCCCGAATTTGGTTTGTGTTATTGCCCGATTTTTCCGCTCAAAATCAATGCGTCTATCGGCTACAACTTCCTTACCGGCAATGGCGTAACCGGCCCGGGTACGCTATATCCCGTATTTGTACAAACCAGTGTTACCTGGAACATTCTCAAAAACTCAAAAAACTGATATGAAAACAGTCATTTGTCTTCTGCTATTGGCTGTCATGGGCATCGCCTGTTCATCGGAACCGGCTATTACAACCGAAATGCTCGATGGTGGTACGCTGTTCGACCCTTCGATCTATAAACCCGAAAACTATCTCGTCTCGAAAGCTATTCCGAACCCCACGCCCGATCAGGCAAAAAAGCCAGTTATTATCGCCTGCCACGGCTATTCGGCAACCACATTCGAATGGGACGAATTCCGGGCCTGGGCCAACGGCCGAACCGACCTTTATCTGTCGCAGGTGCTTCTGGGCGGGCACGGACGTAGTTACGATGATTTCAAAAAGTCGACCTGGCACGACTGGCAGGCGGCTATTATGGAGGAATACGACCAGCTGGCAAAGGCGGGTTACACAAACATTAGTCTGTTGGGTTCATCTACCAGCGGGGCACTGCTGCTGCAACTGGTGTCGTCGGGTTATTTCGCTAATCGGCTGACCCCTCGTACTATACTGCTGGTTGATCCTATTGTTATCCCCTCCGACAAATCGCTTTCGCTGGTTGGTTTGGTTGGACCTATGCTGGGTTACTTCGAAACGCAGCAGTCGGTTAGTGAGGATAAAGTATTTTTTCACTTCCGCCCCCAGGAAACCCTTCAACAATTACAGAATGTGCTGACTATCGTTCGGAAAGACCTGGAAAAAGGCATTACCCTCCCAACCGGCTGTAGTATGAAGGTGTATAAGTCGAAAAAAGACTCGTCGGCCGACCCGGTCAGTGCTGTTCTGATCTATCAGGGCACCAAAACCTCCGATGGAAGCCCCGTTGCCGTTGAGTTGATCGACTCGGAACTGCATGTATATACGCGCCTGAATTTACGCGACCAGGTAACGGCCAAAGACCGCCAAAACCAGACGGCAACCTTTACCGATATTGTGAGACGGGTACTGCGGTAATGGGTGATAAAGCACACTTCCTGCCTGGGCAGATGGACGTATATCGAACCGTTTTGCCCAGGCCGGGAGTGCACACGTTAGAATTTTAACAGTATACCAGACAAGATATTGGGTAATACTCTGCCATTAGAGTAGCGGGGCGTACCCCTATCGAGGGTTAAGTCCTGGCTTTTGGACTGGTAGCGCAATCCCACGCCTGAAAATAGTTCAAGACGGCTCCGACCTTCTTTAGCAAGTTGAATATCAATACCCATTTTCAGGTTTCCGCAATAGATCATCCGGGATCCTGTTGAGGAAACCGGCGTCGATGACCATGTATAGCTGAAATCCTCCTGATTATATTGTTGCCCTTTTATCATCAGATTGGGACCTACGAAAAAACGGACGCTCTTTTGAGCGTCGGCCAGGTAGAACCGGTAATCCATTTTTAGCGCCCAGCCTTTCCTTAAAAGTGTATTGTTGGTCGAATTATCCCCCCAAAAATAACTGCCGTCAACTACGATTGACTGCCGGGTAGCGGTCGGGATTTCGACTCCCATTCGTATCTCATGCATGATAAGTTCAAGCGGGTAGACACGAATGAACACGGGTCCGTACTGTGGTTGGGGCGGAATTTTAACGTCCTGGCTGTGTACGGCCAGAGTTTGTAGGGTCAATAGGGCAATGAGGATGGAAAGAGACTTCTTCATACTACAGGATGGTTGATTTGGTGAATGAACACATCAAAAGTAGCGTCCTGTAACGTACCGGGACAGGGCGAGTTTACGCCCGGCAGACTTGAGGTTATCTACGGTCAGAAAAAGCACCAGTAACTGTCCCGTAGGTACAACTTAGTCATCCAATTCACGTAGTAGTTAGCTTTCCAGCCCCATCTTCCGTAAAAAATCGGGCTTTACGCGCCGGGCTACGTCTACTTCGCTGCCGTCGCTCATCATGAGGGTGCCCCCATCTCCGCGCCGATATTTGGTTATGTACTTCAGGTTAACCAGATGCGACTTATGTACCTTGAAGAAATGGTCATGGTCGGCCAGTACCTGTTCGAACTCGGCCAGTGAGCGGGAGGCAACCAATTCTTTGCGGTTGGTAAAGTGAACGGTGGTGTAACTGCCCATCGCTTCGATCCGGACAATATCGTCGGCGGGAAAGAGCAGCACGCTTTCCATGGTTGGAATGGGTATTTTCTTTACCCGTTCGCGTTCTTCCCGGATCATCCTGAGCACTTGCTGAAGTTCGTCGCTGGGGGCAGACGGTGCCTGGCTGAGTTGATTTTCAAGTACTTCGCTATGCTGCTCGATTAAATTCTGATTTTCTTCAAGTCGTTTGAGCGCCAGCTCCTGCGCCTGGCTGATGTCGTGACGGAGTAGGTTGATGCGGTCCATCACGGCAAATGTAAGCAGCGTAGCCTGGCAAACGGCTCCGATCTGATAGCCGTAATACGTGAAAACATGGTCGAACGAGATCACATTGAACAGCGTGAGTACCAGCAACAGGATTTCAACGATGTAAATACCCCAGCCGAGCAGATAGAAACGAGCGGCCCGGAAGCCCTGACGGTACAGTACTAATCCCAGACCCAGAAACGACAGGAAAGTAATCAGCACAACAACATTGAACACCATTTCAGCTTGTTGAACGCCGACAATTTTAGCGGCCACTACCCCAATGGCGAGCACCGCCGTTCCCTGATAAGCCTGGGCAATACGCGGGTAAACGGCCCGTAGGTTCAGAAAATTAACCGAAAAGGCAAGACTCGTCAGCAGGGTGAATAGCCGGATAAGGCTGGAGTTTATGCCGTTGTTCATGTACGGCATATCCTGCCAGAGGAGATCGAACAGGTAGCCTTCAAACGTGAGCAGCGTGAGGCAGGAAAAGACGACATGCAAGGTATAGAGCAGAAAAGTCCGGTCGCGCAGGGA is a window of Spirosoma linguale DSM 74 DNA encoding:
- a CDS encoding response regulator receiver protein (PFAM: Diverse 7TM receptor transmembrane region; Diverse 7TM receptor extracellular region 2; LytTr DNA- binding region~KEGG: abo:ABO_2283 sensor histidine kinase, putative); translation: MKNRIRLFLLVWLSSLTLVQAQHTIRYQRASELIEMGSYARYFEDTTSLLSHIQISKLPDRLFTNSPDKVLNLGFTPSRIWLKWDLSNQTNEPVYAILEAQDVDFVDAYVVSEDTTYFLETGVLRPFTNRFFGINSITLYLGRHPKHVYISLKDMNGLVLPIKLGSIQPIVQKVYRETMINSFVSGVMALIALFSFFMYVSLRDRTFLLYTLHVVFSCLTLLTFEGYLFDLLWQDMPYMNNGINSSLIRLFTLLTSLAFSVNFLNLRAVYPRIAQAYQGTAVLAIGVVAAKIVGVQQAEMVFNVVVLITFLSFLGLGLVLYRQGFRAARFYLLGWGIYIVEILLLVLTLFNVISFDHVFTYYGYQIGAVCQATLLTFAVMDRINLLRHDISQAQELALKRLEENQNLIEQHSEVLENQLSQAPSAPSDELQQVLRMIREERERVKKIPIPTMESVLLFPADDIVRIEAMGSYTTVHFTNRKELVASRSLAEFEQVLADHDHFFKVHKSHLVNLKYITKYRRGDGGTLMMSDGSEVDVARRVKPDFLRKMGLES
- a CDS encoding Esterase/lipase-like protein, producing the protein MKTVICLLLLAVMGIACSSEPAITTEMLDGGTLFDPSIYKPENYLVSKAIPNPTPDQAKKPVIIACHGYSATTFEWDEFRAWANGRTDLYLSQVLLGGHGRSYDDFKKSTWHDWQAAIMEEYDQLAKAGYTNISLLGSSTSGALLLQLVSSGYFANRLTPRTILLVDPIVIPSDKSLSLVGLVGPMLGYFETQQSVSEDKVFFHFRPQETLQQLQNVLTIVRKDLEKGITLPTGCSMKVYKSKKDSSADPVSAVLIYQGTKTSDGSPVAVELIDSELHVYTRLNLRDQVTAKDRQNQTATFTDIVRRVLR